Proteins encoded together in one Candidatus Sulfotelmatobacter sp. window:
- the crcB gene encoding fluoride efflux transporter CrcB has translation MKDFLAISLAAIFGANLRFLLSRLAAREYGPAFPFGTLVINVVGSFIVGFFVIWTTERVLVDPRWRLLVAVGFCGSFTTFSSYAFETMVYFEQGQWGLLLANVLSNNLLCLGAALAGMALARAL, from the coding sequence CATCTTCGGAGCCAACCTGCGATTTTTGCTGAGTCGTCTGGCCGCTAGAGAATACGGTCCCGCTTTTCCTTTTGGTACGCTCGTCATCAACGTCGTTGGCAGCTTTATCGTGGGCTTCTTCGTGATCTGGACCACCGAGCGGGTATTGGTCGACCCACGCTGGCGCCTGTTGGTGGCGGTAGGTTTCTGCGGCTCGTTCACTACGTTTTCCAGCTACGCGTTTGAGACCATGGTGTACTTTGAGCAAGGCCAGTGGGGACTATTGCTGGCCAACGTTCTCAGCAACAATCTGCTATGCCTGGGCGCAGCCCTGGCGGGAATGGCGCTGGCACGGGCGCTGTAA